Proteins from a single region of Corylus avellana chromosome ca11, CavTom2PMs-1.0:
- the LOC132166670 gene encoding probable chlorophyll(ide) b reductase NYC1, chloroplastic, protein MATVMRLHIFPQRFEQLSFKDPGRTGQPVVLGPGLCQSGLGRRRGRDGLCLKQCRSFRAEEGEKEVESARKCGTLKETEAKLQRGIGFWSSLRTTILGGFSLARGDEYSNALAKVEEVFSSSAIQVGRYIITMMSTGVILAIGFQMSGGDSQMDTLIWYSWLGGIIIGTMIGANMVLEEHCRAGPRNVVITGSTRGLGKALAREFLLSGDRVVIASRSPESVDMTVKELEENLKECLTTAGGSSRTMLQRAKVVGIACNVCDADDVQKLANFAVKELGSINIWINNAGTNKGFRPLLEFSDEDIRQIVSTNLVGSLLCTREAMQVMKNQAIGGHIFNMDGAGSGGSSTPLTAVYGSTKCGLRQLQASLLKECKRSKVGVHTASPGMVLTDLLLSGSSIQNKQMFNIICELPETVARTLVPRMRVVKGTGKAISYLTPPRILLALVTAWLRRGRWFDAKGRALYAAEADRLRNWAENRTRFSFTDAMEMYTENTWVSVFSLSVVCAFIILSSTGSTFPGT, encoded by the exons ATGGCCACAGTCATGAGGCTTCACATTTTCCCACAAAGATTCGAACAATTGAGCTTCAAGGACCCCGGAAGGACCGGCCAGCCGGTCGTGCTCGGACCGGGTTTATGCCAGTCCGGCTTGGGACGACGGCGTGGGCGTGATGGGTTGTGTTTGAAACAGTGCAGGTCGTTTAGGGCTgaggagggagagaaagaggtgGAAAGTGCGAGAAAGTGTGGGACTTTGAAGGAAACCGAGGCTAAGCTTCAAAGGGGAATTGGGTTTTGGAGCTCCTTGAGGACTACTATTTTGGGTGGTTTTAGTTTGGCTCGTGGTGATGAGTATAGCAACGCTCTGGCCAAGGTGGAGGAGGTATTCTCTTCG AGTGCCATCCAAGTGGGAAGATATATTATAACCATGATGAGCACTGGAGTGATACTTGCAATTGGATTTCAGATGTCAG GTGGAGATAGTCAGATGGACACTTTGATTTGGTATAGCTGGCTTGGAGGAATTATTATTGGAACCATGATAGGTGCTAATATGGTTTTAGAGGAACATTGTCGTGCTGGTCCACGTAATGTTGTCATAACTGGAAG TACAAGGGGACTGGGAAAAGCACTTGCTCGTGAATTTCTTCTTTCTGGAGATCGGGTGGTTATTGCCTCTCGCAG CCCTGAGTCTGTAGATATGACTGTCAAAGAGCTTGAGGAGAACCTAAAGGAATGTCTAACCACTGCGGGTGGCTCGTCGAGGACAATGCTGCAACGTGCAAAGGTGGTAGGCATTGCATGTAATGTTTGTGACGCTGATGATGTACAGAAATTGGCAAACTTTGCTGTCAAGGAACTTGGTTCTATCAACATTTGG ATAAACAATGCTGGCACAAATAAAGGTTTTAGACCATTGCTGGAGTTTTCTGATGAAGATATTAGACAG ATTGTCTCAACAAACCTGGTTGGCTCTCTTCTCTGCACTCGAGAAGCCATGCAAGTGATGAAGAACCAGGCTATTGGGGGACATATATTTAACATGGATGGTGCAGGCTCTGGGGGATCTAGTACCCCTCTTACAGCTGT CTATGGGTCAACAAAATGTGGGCTTAGGCAGCTTCAGGCATCTCTGTTGAAAGAGTGCAAGCGGTCCAAAGTTGGGGTGCACACAGCATCTCCGGGCATGGTCCTTACAGATCTGCTCCTAAG TGGCTCGAGTATCCAAAATAAGCAAATGTTTAACATCATCTGTGAGCTTCCTGAAACAGTTGCTCGAACTCTAGTTCCAAGGATGCGGGTTGTAAAGGGAACAGGAAAGGCAATCAGTTACTTGACCCCCCCTAGGATCTTACTTGCTTTAGTCACTGCATGGCTTCGACGAGGTCGATGGTTTGATGCCAAG GGGAGGGCATTGTATGCAGCGGAGGCAGACCGTCTCCGTAACTGGGCTGAAAACCGCACTCGGTTTTCTTTTACAGATGCAATGGAAATGTACACGGAGAACACTTGGGTGTCGGTTTTCTCGCTTTCTGTTGTTTGTGCCTTCATAATCCTTTCTAGCACTGGCAGCACATTTCCTGGTACGTGA